In Hyperolius riggenbachi isolate aHypRig1 chromosome 1, aHypRig1.pri, whole genome shotgun sequence, the genomic window TGTCCAGGCATCACagggcaattttaccagtacttccaTCAGTGAAGCATGGTTTAGCGCCGTAGTTTCTACTGTAACTCAGGGATTTTAGTTAATGTAGTCGGGCTTCTGTGGTTCTTCCTGTTCTGGGCCTCGCAGCGTCAGGAAAAAATTCTCCAATGTCAGGAGGACATCCCATTCTTTTGAACTTTCAAGCAACCCTATTGGCTCTTTCATGCATGAGATGGCATACTGACCAGTAAGGAAGGGCAAGACATCAGCTCATGTCACACTTTGCATCATTACTGGAACCGCTGAAAGTCTACATGTGCTATTTTATGGAGAGATTATGTAGCTTATCGGCATATGTTTGCTTTATATTTAGCAAATTTGTTACAGGGAGCCAAAGTTCCTCACCAGTAGGAATggtcaaataattccaagttgatgcagaactACGCAAAttctttatgcaaatgtatgctagaaaaagaatcctgcctaagtggaatttgattggtccattttcaagctgtgtgAATTTGCACACAAAAATGTGCCCAGTTGTGCACcagcttagaattatttgcatctcaatgaccatccccACTCACTAGACAAGACCTATTTAatggcttttctcctggaggactcaaagcacttcagaGCTGGAGCAACTTAGGGCGTGCCGCACAGGCCTTAACTATGGGCTCTTTCCCAATTTACATAGTGGCttgagctgggatttgaaccctggtgaaAGGCTCGAATTCGACATCAAAGGCaacacccttaaccagtacactatccaactgaCCCTGACTGCTGACTGCTGACACTTTTAACTTGCAGTGTATGGCTTTCATTGTATTCTACTAGACTCCAACACAATAATTCTTTAACATCTCACACTCTGGTGTTTCAGATAAACCCATCGTCTTCCAGTTCATAGACTGGGTGCTGCGAGGAACGTCCCAGGTCATGTTTGTCAACAATCCTCTGAGCGGATTAATGATCATCATTGGACTCTTCCTGCAGAACCCTTGGTGGGCCATCGTGGGGTGTCTGGGAACTGCAGTTTCTACTTTCACGGCTCTTCTTCTCAGTCAAGACAGGTAAACTGAGAGACCAAatagattattatgagcaaacctCTATGGATTCACCAGCAGTCATGGGAATGTGCAATTAGAGCAGGGTGGAACCTTCTACAAGGTTCAGCATGAGTGTCTTGTCTAGTTGTGGTGGGACAGATAGGAATGTGAAAAGCCTGAGAAGGATCTCACCCATCTGTTGGAGAGGTACTTTCTGTAAGTAGAGGCTTTCCAAAATAATAACCTTACCAGTCACAAACAGAATGTACATGTTAGCTTTGCCAACAAATGAGTAGGGTCCATGAACATGATCAAAGCCAAAGCAGCCATAGTGATTGCTGTGGGACTAGGACAGAAAGAGATGCTCATCCTTGACCACGGATGTCAAATTTCAGTCCTCAAGGGCTGAggtgaggtcctcacacatttttgtcagagctcaaattaattgataagactaaatcaggaaaggcgtggttcatcaagtagaacccatttctccatttctctttCCCTCCTAAACATGGGCATGGTTTTGACCCTCAAGGACTGGACGCCTGTGTCCTAAATGAAGGTGGTGTCAGTGGCAGTGCTGGGGGATTGCCGTGGAGGAGCAGTAGATTGGACATCGGAGCTGAAGAGATGGAAATTGTAAAAGACATTATACTGGAGAATATGCTCGTGATTTCGCTACATGTAGAATAAAGGCCAATTACAATTTAATTTTTATGATTTTCTGATATATTTGTTTCTGATATTTTACAACGATCTAATATTTTCTATTAAAATTATGAGGGTAGTCCTTCCGGTAAAAGATTTATATCATTTTGCTTCTCTCCCCGGACAGGTCGGCGATAGCAGCTGGACTTTATGGCTACAATGGAACATTAGTGGGATTGCTGATGGCGGTTTTCACAGACAAGGAACCCTGGTATTGGTGGCTGCTTCTCCCGGCGATTGTCATGGCTATGTCCTGGTACGTCATTTCCGGCTAACCATAATACAATGCAGGGGCATAAATAGAGGGGAGCAGCAACTGCGatcgcagggggggagggggccgagGCTGTGGGGGGGCCCAACTTctaaccttcccctcctccaATACAGAGGACTGTacttcagatctggtgtttttatggctaaacttgttatgggtgtgaagatcacaatgcccacacttgttttgtgacccttgtgagatggaacCAAGGCCGTGAGGGCACTAAGGGGAGACAAGGGAAGGGGTATGACCATTGTGGGGCGCCATCAAAGTTTGGCAGGCGGGGTAACTTAGCATCACTGTTGCGTTGAGATAATATATTTCAGGATGCACACGGCAACATGTAtggtgtgaaagcagccttagttaTGATGGGCTACAAAGAATTTGGGGCCCCTTACATTTGAGTACTATGTTGACCATAAACTTCTTGTGACCTTCACAATCCCTGACTTGTAAGGTTCTTAAAAAGGTGAGGGCTTCCCTCCTGGGCACCTGAGCAGTTTAACCCCAGTAAGCACTAGCCTTGCTGCCCACCAATTCTGCCACCCCTTCTGTATAACAATGAGCCCCCTCGTTGGTGCTATAGTGCTAATGAGTATCACTAAGCGTGTTTcatatagtggtaatcattatggACTAGTGAACACAGACCTTGAGTTCAGTCTGTTTCCAGTTTATGTTCAGTAGACCCAGCTACACTAGTGAATGGGAAACTGGACAAAAGATAAAGAGCCAAGTACACTAGTCCAAATGTAGTTACTGCTTTTTCCACTGCAGTCAAAGGCATATTAAACTGACATGAAACTGAGCAGACAGTGGTTGATGCATAGTAAGGACTACTATTATTTAAAGGGCATATAGTGGCAATCATCAACATTGTAACAGCAGCTATCAGAGGCGAACTCTTCACCTCATGCTTCACAGGCAGAGGCATTACCTCTGGGCTCCTCAGCTATTTTAACCTCTGTAATGCCTGTCCTTATGCCACTAATCTGTGGCCCCTTGTGTTTCCTGTATCACCCACCCCCTCTGTTGTCCCGCTTCCTCTATGCAAATAGCTAGTTACATGGCATATGGTTTGTGATGTGGCAGGAAGTGATTGGAGGAATGCCTTGCCTACCATGCCTATTGATAAACCTAGTCCTGTATGAGGATCACAGATATGTGTGTTTGTTGGCATTATCTTGGTCAGAGGAATGTCAGGGGTGGGTCTTGGGGGTCTCACGTTGAATATGCTTGTTTTTTTATACATGTTTCATGGCTTCTCTTGCAGTCCGATCCTCACCAGCGCATTGGCCTCCATCTTCAGTAAATGGGATCTGCCGGTGTTCACGCTGCCGTTCAATATCGCCGTGTGCCTTCACCTCGCTGCTACCGGCCCCTACAACATCTTCTTCCCCACAGTGAACATACAGCCGGTAGACGCCGTCCCCAACATCACCTGGTCCGACGTTTACATCCCAAATGTAAGTTTACCGCAAGGCGTGCGATCATTATTCCTAAAAGTAATGATCAATGAGAGGACAACTACTGCgacaaactgtaacatttaaaatacatatatacataaatgtacatttctcaaagattaaaatgcactataaattacttatttCCTACGTCACTATCATGTACAGTAGGGATTGATAATATGACAGATTTGTAatgttttggacttgtccatcttctcatgggagatTTTCAGCTATTCCTCTATTTACAAAAACAGTTACTGAACTGCGTGTTGCTCAGGGAAGGCGGCTAACATCTTTGTATGGATCCTTTCCtgggattgcttttgtaaagaataaaggaatacTGAGAACCCCCTTTTCCCCCATGAACAGGTGGACTAGATCAAAGTCTGTCAGGTTTTTACAtactacagcacataggaaaagggTCATTTATACAGCACGACATGGATGAGGGCTGGAAGCCTAAGAAAGGCCTTCATGATAGGGCTGGCGGGGCTGGGTAGAAAGGGGTTAAGTTGTGGAAAGCTAGCTGTGGTAAGCTGGGCAGTGATTGGTTAGGGGATGACAGGCACAGACGGTATTTAACAAAGAACTCCagcgaacattttactgttggcaggtgatgtagctgctgcatggtttttggcagttggaaacagctgtaaacagctatttcccacaatgcagcaaggtttccagacaggaaactgccaggagtaccacggtcctcagagtttcttgtgggaggggtttcaccacaatatcagccatacagcgccccctgatggtctgtttgtgaaaaggaatagatttctcatgtaaaagggggtatcagctactgattggttcaattcttggttggagtttctctttaaaggtcagAGGGAGGGGTTTTGCAGGAACGCGGTCAGCGTAGCATCAGAAGTAAAACCCCGCCCCCACCTTATTGCGCTAGTCTTGTCTTAATTTTCACTGGGGTTTAGTGGTTAGCTTGCTGGTGTGGGTATCATGGGAGCTGTCATTGCAGCCAGGGCTGGTCCtagattttttgctgcctgaggcagacttgtgaggatgcgccccccccttcccgatatggaatgattgcacagcatccaacaatttactctgattCATTTATTTCAAATGAgatgctgctgctctcctgcctcccccctcctcactcactgtcagactcgtcacacagcacaacaagctgcctttccccaatgatgctttcctgcccccccccctcctcactcactgtcagactcctcacacagcacaacaagctgcctttccccaatgatgctttcctgcctcccccctcctcactcactgtcagactcctcacacagcacaacaagctgcctttccccaatgatgctctcttgcctcccccctcctcactcactgtcagactcctcacacagcacaacaagctgcctttccccaatgatgctctcctgcctcccccctcctcactcactgtcagactcctcacacagcacaacaagctgcctttccccaatgatgctctcctgcctcccccctcctcactcactgtcagactcgtcacacagcacaacaagctgcttttacccaatgatactctcctgccttcccctcctcactcactgtcagactcctcacacagcataacaagctgctttttccccaatgatactcccctgccttcccctcctcactcactatcagactcctcacacagcacaacaagctgttttttacccaatgatgacctcttcacctcgctcacagtacaaaaatgcttccTCTGTAATCTCtacgcctgatgcaagtgtttcaccttgcttcatgacagaaccggccctgattgcaGCCTGTCGGTGTAAGGTCTCTGATGGTCAGGTGTGGTAAGGTTTGGTGAGGGTTTTGCCTCAGTGCAAACACCTCCGGCTAATGTGTTGGTCCGCAGTTGCAgaatgtgtggggggggggggcatgccgtCGTCCCTGCTCCGGTGACCATGGCTAGGGGCCAGCTATTGGCTGCATGCCAAACAATGATGTTGGCGTGGGCCTCTAATGCCCCTTATtatgtattttactctggaagaagacaagacacagaacatttatatcacgcttttctccaggTGGGCTCGAAGCACCCAAATGTACAtttcatatgtacagtatgtattttacatgttaCAATTTCTAATCTTGGCTTTCTCCAGGGCGTGTACCACGACCACAGGTCAATTCTGGTTTTATTCGAGTACCATTAAATGAGGTTTTTAATCCTAAACTGGCTTTCTTTTTATTCAAATTATGTGAACCATTATGCAAGGGTTGGAACAGATGGACTCTTGTGTATAACGTCCCCCTGTGACCTGTCTTGCAGTTACTGAAAGCTGTGCCGGTTGGCGTGGGACAGGTGTACGGATGTGACAACCCGTGGACCGGTGGCATTTTCCTGGTGGCTCTGTTCCTATCCTCCCCGATCATCTCCATGCACGCTGCCATAGGATCGGCACTTGGAATGATTGCAGGTAACGCTCAATGGCTTTTACGATAACTTTTTCTAAAATGAGATCACCAATATGAAAGGATGATGAGTGTAGTGATAAGACGTGGTTCCTCTTTGTAAATATTCATGACAATCAAACAATTGAGCAATATCTATTTCAAGTTTTGTGTACTGGAGGGTGGAGACTGTTGACCTGCGACCAGTGGTGGGCATGGAAATGGACTCTAGGTGTTGATGTTCACCAGAGCAATCAGCAAGGGACCAATCGTTGCTACTCCTATTTCTGCCAACAGTGACCGCCAGGTGGGGGATTTCTAAAATTGTCCCAACACAGATAGGGAGAACTGGCAACATAGTAATGTAGAGATGTCCAGATGTGCTCCATACCAcaggtagtgatggtcatgtctaggagaactcctggagaagcacatgaccagtttggtcaggtgattagATATAGAAGTCTCTGATTTACTAGTCATGcgctcagggcagccatcagggggggacaactggcactgcagtgaggggcccagggcttctgggggccctgagccccccccccccccccccccaaaaaaaaaatttgatggaaGGGCGCATATGCTggcaccgcgttccagcactgagacaagagtgacatcagcgcttgggagcagatgagtgagcccactagagcggactttctatactgggacaccacctatatctggctacaggctacctatataaTTTCGGATGGCAGCCCTGCATGCGCTgatgcaggatgtgatcacagcaaatcagagctttgcaacagctgatcaaacaaatcacatgcttctcaatgacttctcctagacatgaccatcaataATCACATATAGAGGTCAAGGCTGGTTGATAGCAGGCTTTGTCAAGGTCACAGACTAAGGTCAAGGTTAGCGGAGAGCAAGCTTAGTCAAGGTCATAGGTTGAGATCAGGATTGATGGATAGCAGGATTAGTTGAGGTCATGGGCTGAGGTCACTGCCGGCAGGTTAAAGGTCACAACAGGAACATGGTCAAACAAGCCAGATCAGTAACATGAGCAGCATATAAAGAGTAGTCAGGCCGGCTGGGTTGCAGCAGGTACACTGACGGTCAGAAACAGACTAGAACTAGAGCAAAGCCACCAAGGTGACAGAATGAGTGTTGTCAAAAAGGGACTTTTACGGGAAAGTGATTGGACCACCACTGCCACGTTTACGCCTCTGCTCGAAGTGTAATTAAACCTGACACAGCATCACACAGTAGTGCGCATGCCTCCAGCCATGAGCATAAAGTCATGAACTAAGGTGACGTTCATATTGTTTCTTTCACCTCTTAAAAAAGGGGACATTCTCATAGGCTGATCATGTAGGAGCAGCCCATTAGCCTCTACAGTAGGGGGCGTGTCCTAGACCTATACAGCACTGCTCTGATACATGGAGATGACTTAGCAGGATTCTACCACTCCTTCTGCTAGATGGATATTCCAATAGATATTTTTCCAGTTATGTTTATATCATGAATAGGTAGTTAGTGGAGGTTTGTATGGTTTGCTTATTGATCTGCTTTGTCTACTAACTACAGCCTCACAGTTATTGTTCCCTCCCTGATCCTTGTTTTGCAGGGTTAAGCCTCGCTACACCATTTGAGAAAATCTACTTTGGACTTTGGGGCTATAATTCGGTCCTGGCCTGTATCGCGGTGGGGGGAATGTTCTACGCGCTCACCTGGCAGACCCACTTACTGGCTATTGCTTGTGGTGAGTACAATGTGAACATGAGTATTACAAAGTTAAAGTGAAACTCTGCTATTGTTTAGAAACTGAATATATCTTTGTGCTGCATTTTGGTTTAGCTGTCTGTGGCGCCTCATTCTAACAGATGGAGCACTCGTGGTCAGTACCAGATCCTGAGCCAACCAGGTTGATTCATTAACGTTTAACGCGCCAAGCAGCGCAGGTTAAAGCAGCAACCACACGCTACTGTCAGTGTAGCGTGAaggagagccgggacaaggtcctccagcacccaaggctgagacaccagagtgcgcccctccatccctcccacccagccgtcacacaatgattgctattagactaagaggtgccccagggccctcctcaacactttaatctctagttatctggcttgcagtcaccgccatgtatccccttttcttatttctctttgcttcaaacacaattggggaatgatagctgagtgagttgtgtgccccctcctacactgcgccctgaggctggagcctctctcgcctctta contains:
- the SLC14A1 gene encoding urea transporter 1 isoform X1, whose amino-acid sequence is MSKDCPKKKKSYTKLDIIMESQIPMNKCEEELKKPEESPDRCSGGLGIFCTAIHYISGEMKEFGDWMKDKPIVFQFIDWVLRGTSQVMFVNNPLSGLMIIIGLFLQNPWWAIVGCLGTAVSTFTALLLSQDRSAIAAGLYGYNGTLVGLLMAVFTDKEPWYWWLLLPAIVMAMSCPILTSALASIFSKWDLPVFTLPFNIAVCLHLAATGPYNIFFPTVNIQPVDAVPNITWSDVYIPNLLKAVPVGVGQVYGCDNPWTGGIFLVALFLSSPIISMHAAIGSALGMIAGLSLATPFEKIYFGLWGYNSVLACIAVGGMFYALTWQTHLLAIACALFCAYLGAALANMMAVVGLPSCTWPFCLSALTFLLITTNNPAIYKLPLSKVTYPEANRIYYLNLQMNKEKKEKCNV
- the SLC14A1 gene encoding urea transporter 1 isoform X2 translates to MESQIPMNKCEEELKKPEESPDRCSGGLGIFCTAIHYISGEMKEFGDWMKDKPIVFQFIDWVLRGTSQVMFVNNPLSGLMIIIGLFLQNPWWAIVGCLGTAVSTFTALLLSQDRSAIAAGLYGYNGTLVGLLMAVFTDKEPWYWWLLLPAIVMAMSCPILTSALASIFSKWDLPVFTLPFNIAVCLHLAATGPYNIFFPTVNIQPVDAVPNITWSDVYIPNLLKAVPVGVGQVYGCDNPWTGGIFLVALFLSSPIISMHAAIGSALGMIAGLSLATPFEKIYFGLWGYNSVLACIAVGGMFYALTWQTHLLAIACALFCAYLGAALANMMAVVGLPSCTWPFCLSALTFLLITTNNPAIYKLPLSKVTYPEANRIYYLNLQMNKEKKEKCNV